The Deltaproteobacteria bacterium genomic interval TGCCTCCCTCTCCGCAGACAGATGAATCGGTAGTCAGGAAAGAACCTCAGAAGGGGCTGATAACAGGAGACCGAGAAGCGCCACAACAACGCCCGGCGCAGAGTGAAGCCGCCTCGCAAAAACCCCCGATGGAACTTGCAAAGACGGACTCTCGTGCCGTGCCTGCCGCTCCTGTCGTGCGGAATCTGGAAAGCGCCTCTCCCTTTGTACCGTCGCCCCCGGTGATTGCCACTCCCAAAAAGCCGGAGGCCGTCACCGAAAAGTTGCAGAAAACAGCGAACGAGAAGGAGGCTGCGACCGCAGGCAGACGCTGGAGCGTGCAAGTGTACGCTTCTCAGACGGAAGGAGAGGCGAAGCGACTTGCTGACCAGTTGCGTGGCCAAGGCCACTCGCCTGTGGTGAGCAAGGTCGAGAGAAACGGCGAGACGTGGTACCGCGTGCGGATCGGTGTCTTTGCTTCTGCCGATGAGGCGCGCCATTCCGTCGAGCAGTTTCGCCGAGAAGGAAAATTTCGCCAAGCG includes:
- a CDS encoding SPOR domain-containing protein → MAERRYGFRFSFVEGCVIVASIVSASFLVFLFGVYAGREMEARKVAESARISRVVDAPVESSFPARSEEGTRSAPKEKPTTRGNSQMLSPPSGTESKTPVLAFTPPRPESSLAIPPAVPEENLPPSPQTDESVVRKEPQKGLITGDREAPQQRPAQSEAASQKPPMELAKTDSRAVPAAPVVRNLESASPFVPSPPVIATPKKPEAVTEKLQKTANEKEAATAGRRWSVQVYASQTEGEAKRLADQLRGQGHSPVVSKVERNGETWYRVRIGVFASADEARHSVEQFRREGKFRQAYPTSN